A single genomic interval of Nitrososphaerales archaeon harbors:
- a CDS encoding GNAT family N-acetyltransferase, translating to MEVKLVTRELSLETWPDFERLFEKPGEWGGCWCMYYQRPHSLKSWADKMGLTREERIAKNREDKLELVKERCSHGILVYAKGEPVGWCQYGPKEELPRVDAGRKYKKLALGDDSKKLWRITCFVVDRKFRRKGVATAGLKAALRSMEKKGGGLVEGYPAVRSGALAVWFGTVSMFEREGFKKVAPFGRSNVLMRRSI from the coding sequence ATGGAAGTGAAATTGGTCACCAGGGAGCTATCTCTGGAGACATGGCCGGACTTCGAGCGGCTCTTCGAAAAGCCCGGCGAGTGGGGTGGATGCTGGTGCATGTACTATCAGAGACCGCACTCTCTGAAAAGTTGGGCCGACAAGATGGGCTTGACTAGAGAGGAGAGAATCGCAAAGAATCGAGAAGATAAGTTGGAACTCGTGAAAGAGAGATGTTCACATGGGATTCTTGTCTACGCAAAGGGAGAACCTGTCGGGTGGTGTCAATACGGACCGAAAGAGGAGTTGCCTAGGGTTGACGCCGGTCGAAAATACAAGAAGCTCGCCCTTGGAGATGATAGTAAGAAACTTTGGAGAATAACATGCTTCGTCGTCGACAGGAAGTTCAGGAGAAAAGGAGTAGCGACTGCCGGGCTGAAGGCAGCCTTGCGCAGCATGGAGAAGAAGGGAGGAGGACTTGTCGAAGGCTACCCTGCGGTCCGGTCGGGGGCTCTTGCTGTATGGTTTGGGACCGTATCGATGTTCGAACGCGAGGGCTTCAAGAAAGTCGCCCCCTTCGGAAGAAGCAACGTTCTGATGAGAAGGTCGATCTAG
- a CDS encoding VIT1/CCC1 family protein, with protein sequence MADPKEPLLTTVAKVGISDEFADFTLYDRLAKRVANNSSFAEVLRELSATEKRHYEFWKKYIPEEKPKFSRAKLYLVLLFQTIFGLTFAVRYLERHESTVIKQYKSVADIIPAEDKEAFREIIREEEQHEKEFRGRVESSSIRYISFVVLGLADALVEITGIHAGSLGIYNSTVIAGLAGVIAGGAASLAMASAAFAQAKQGFQGSARLSAVYTGISYFVTAVILAAPYFLTRVMLNALSASLFFAVVILALATYYSSVISYKPFTRDFVEILLIMFGVTAALYFFGYFIRDLTGITI encoded by the coding sequence ATGGCAGACCCGAAGGAACCTCTGCTCACTACCGTGGCCAAGGTGGGAATCTCAGACGAGTTCGCTGACTTCACGCTTTACGACAGACTGGCGAAGAGGGTCGCCAACAACTCGTCATTCGCCGAGGTCCTCCGCGAGCTTTCTGCAACCGAGAAGAGGCACTACGAATTCTGGAAGAAGTACATCCCAGAGGAGAAGCCCAAGTTCAGCCGAGCCAAGCTCTACTTGGTCCTACTCTTCCAGACAATCTTCGGGCTCACCTTTGCAGTCAGATACCTTGAGAGACACGAATCCACGGTCATCAAGCAGTACAAGTCCGTCGCCGACATTATCCCAGCGGAGGACAAGGAGGCTTTCAGGGAGATCATAAGAGAGGAGGAGCAACACGAGAAGGAGTTCAGGGGGAGGGTTGAGAGCTCCTCCATCCGATACATCTCGTTCGTGGTGCTTGGGCTCGCTGACGCGCTTGTCGAGATTACCGGCATCCACGCTGGCTCGCTCGGGATCTACAACTCGACAGTGATTGCAGGCCTGGCGGGTGTAATCGCTGGCGGTGCAGCGTCGTTGGCGATGGCCTCGGCTGCGTTCGCCCAAGCAAAGCAGGGATTCCAGGGCTCGGCAAGACTCTCGGCTGTCTACACAGGAATCTCGTACTTCGTCACTGCAGTCATCCTGGCAGCGCCGTACTTCCTGACCAGGGTGATGCTGAACGCGCTCTCCGCGTCGCTCTTCTTCGCAGTCGTGATTCTGGCGCTTGCCACCTACTACAGTTCTGTGATTTCGTACAAACCATTCACGAGGGACTTCGTCGAGATTCTGCTGATAATGTTCGGTGTCACCGCCGCCCTGTACTTCTTCGGCTACTTCATCAGGGACCTGACCGGGATAACAATCTGA
- a CDS encoding class I SAM-dependent methyltransferase encodes MAKYYDRIYHWKDYRKEAIKVNRLVRSRGRIRCRTLLDVGCGTGMHIRYLRRNFECVGIDNSREMLAVARREVPGRRFEQGDMVDFALGRRFDVVTCLFSAIGYLKTRKRVRKAIDNFAKHTNTGGVLIIEPWIMKSKWRDKTADVKMYVGPELKIVRVDYGRARGAFSFLDERYLIAERNKGVSYLKTNHVMRFFEKQEMLAMMRQSGFDAEYLAESLTGKRGLLVGVKKGALE; translated from the coding sequence TTGGCCAAGTACTATGACCGAATCTACCACTGGAAGGACTATCGTAAGGAGGCAATCAAAGTCAATCGGCTTGTCCGCAGTCGTGGCAGAATTCGCTGTCGCACACTGCTAGATGTCGGTTGCGGCACTGGGATGCACATCAGGTACCTGAGACGGAACTTCGAGTGCGTCGGCATCGACAACAGCAGGGAGATGCTAGCGGTAGCACGAAGAGAAGTGCCTGGGAGGAGGTTCGAGCAGGGTGACATGGTAGACTTCGCCCTCGGGAGGCGCTTCGATGTTGTGACTTGCCTGTTTAGCGCCATTGGTTACCTGAAGACGAGGAAGAGAGTCCGAAAGGCGATCGACAACTTCGCGAAGCACACCAACACTGGCGGCGTGTTGATTATCGAGCCATGGATAATGAAATCCAAGTGGAGAGACAAAACGGCCGATGTCAAGATGTATGTAGGTCCAGAACTCAAGATAGTTAGGGTGGACTACGGCCGGGCGAGGGGAGCATTCTCGTTCCTTGACGAAAGGTATCTAATCGCTGAGAGGAACAAAGGCGTCTCGTATCTGAAGACGAACCATGTGATGAGGTTCTTCGAAAAGCAGGAGATGCTGGCCATGATGCGGCAGAGCGGGTTCGACGCAGAGTATCTGGCCGAGTCCTTGACAGGCAAAAGGGGACTCCTGGTCGGAGTCAAGAAGGGCGCTCTCGAGTAA
- a CDS encoding proline iminopeptidase-family hydrolase, with translation MRLGRVHVIGSSWGGMLAIAYALKYQRNLLSITTVGGLHDVPLTVREMQRMKGRLPERVVQTLEKYEAKGDYDNPAYQKAAMVFYRKHICRLKKWPRELAYSLNHISRPVYHTMNGPNEFTITGNIRYWDVTEQLRTIRVPTLVVTGEYDEVSPKVGRAIHEGIRGSKLVIFPGCSHTPFWENREEFISTVSRFLQAT, from the coding sequence ATGAGACTCGGCAGAGTCCACGTCATAGGTTCGAGCTGGGGCGGAATGCTCGCAATAGCCTACGCGCTGAAGTACCAGCGGAACCTGCTAAGCATAACCACCGTAGGAGGGCTCCATGATGTCCCGCTCACGGTCAGGGAGATGCAGAGGATGAAGGGCCGACTTCCCGAGAGAGTTGTGCAGACCCTTGAGAAGTACGAGGCGAAGGGGGACTACGACAACCCGGCCTACCAGAAGGCTGCGATGGTCTTCTACAGGAAGCACATCTGCAGGCTGAAGAAATGGCCAAGGGAGCTAGCCTATTCGCTTAACCACATCAGCCGGCCAGTTTACCACACGATGAACGGCCCCAACGAGTTCACAATCACAGGCAACATCAGGTACTGGGACGTTACGGAGCAGTTGCGAACAATCCGCGTCCCGACACTCGTAGTCACCGGCGAATACGACGAGGTGTCGCCCAAGGTTGGGAGAGCAATCCACGAGGGCATCCGAGGTTCGAAACTTGTGATATTCCCAGGTTGTTCCCACACGCCCTTCTGGGAGAACCGCGAGGAGTTCATCTCAACAGTCTCGAGGTTTCTTCAGGCAACCTGA
- a CDS encoding DUF5679 domain-containing protein, with amino-acid sequence MTMGYCVKCKASREIKGPQKITMKNGKPATTGTCPVCGTKMFRIGG; translated from the coding sequence ATGACCATGGGATATTGCGTCAAATGCAAGGCTTCGCGGGAAATCAAGGGCCCGCAGAAGATTACCATGAAGAATGGTAAGCCTGCGACCACTGGCACCTGCCCGGTCTGCGGAACGAAGATGTTCAGGATTGGCGGCTAG